In Pseudomonas sp. GCEP-101, one DNA window encodes the following:
- a CDS encoding PaaI family thioesterase — MRQRLAEPGVVSLQELRGKTPQEFFDGIGAGELPAPPINALIGFVPLEWSQGRFVFQGTPDLRHYNPLGTVHGGYAATLLDSAMGCAVHTMLEPGLGYTTADLRISYIRALTRDTGPIRAEGTLVHIGRSTALAEGRLYDVDGRLYATGSTTCLILGR; from the coding sequence ATGCGCCAGCGTCTCGCCGAGCCCGGCGTAGTGTCGCTGCAGGAACTGCGCGGCAAGACGCCCCAGGAATTCTTCGATGGCATCGGCGCGGGTGAACTGCCCGCCCCGCCGATCAATGCGCTGATCGGCTTCGTCCCGCTGGAATGGAGCCAGGGCCGCTTCGTCTTCCAGGGCACCCCGGACCTGCGCCACTACAACCCGCTGGGCACCGTGCACGGCGGCTACGCGGCCACGCTGCTGGACTCGGCCATGGGCTGCGCGGTGCACACGATGCTCGAACCGGGGCTGGGCTATACCACCGCCGACCTGCGCATCAGCTATATCCGCGCGCTGACCCGCGACACCGGGCCGATCCGCGCCGAAGGCACGCTGGTGCACATCGGCCGCTCCACCGCCCTCGCCGAGGGCCGCCTCTATGACGTGGACGGACGGCTGTACGCCACCGGCTCCACCACCTGCCTGATCCTCGGGCGCTGA
- the peaA gene encoding quinohemoprotein amine dehydrogenase subunit alpha, with the protein MTRLRHYLGAGTLAALALALQQTAQAAPEGQAIISAKCQACHTPEGNDSLSRISHQRKTPEGWLMSIARMQVMYGLKITDDERRSVVKFLADKQGLAPSETEGVRYALERRLNTVEKFDTNFEQMCARCHSGARIALQRRPAAEWEKLVNFHLGRWPSLEYQALARDRDWFDLAKKEMVPELAKRYPLDSKAWADWQKNRPKAESLAGNWSFAGHMPGKGDLAGSMNVTQDGDDAFKVSVKGQYADGSPFSGEGSAVLYNGYEWRGAVTVGDVTLRQVFAALNGQMQGRMFDKAHDERGLDFVAAKDGTSRVLGVQPAYIKAGVETEVSVVGTGLKGKPSFGKGVEVVSVVSETPERVTLKVKAGDAAAAGERDVSVGTAKGGSLAVYKDIAEVKVVPEFSIARIGGNGGSTPKVQGSFDAEAWGKGADGKPFRIGVFPAQWSVEPFDDRAKEDQDVKFAGVMDADSGIFTPGDAGPNPQRKMMTNNAGNLKVIAAVDDAGQSHKGEGHMIVTVQRWNNPPIP; encoded by the coding sequence ATGACACGACTTCGGCACTATCTGGGTGCCGGAACCCTGGCCGCACTGGCCCTTGCGCTGCAGCAGACGGCCCAGGCCGCCCCCGAAGGCCAGGCGATCATCAGCGCCAAGTGCCAGGCGTGCCACACGCCCGAAGGCAACGATTCCCTCAGCCGTATCAGCCACCAGCGCAAGACCCCCGAAGGCTGGCTGATGAGCATCGCCCGCATGCAGGTGATGTATGGCCTGAAGATCACCGACGACGAGCGTCGCTCGGTGGTCAAGTTCCTCGCCGACAAGCAGGGCCTGGCGCCGAGCGAGACCGAAGGCGTGCGCTACGCCCTCGAGCGCCGGCTCAACACCGTCGAGAAATTCGATACGAACTTCGAGCAGATGTGCGCCCGCTGTCACTCCGGCGCGCGCATCGCCCTGCAGCGCCGCCCGGCGGCGGAGTGGGAGAAGCTGGTGAACTTCCACCTGGGTCGCTGGCCGTCGCTGGAATACCAGGCCCTGGCCCGTGACCGTGACTGGTTCGACCTGGCGAAGAAAGAGATGGTCCCGGAACTGGCCAAGCGCTACCCGCTGGACAGCAAGGCCTGGGCCGACTGGCAGAAGAACCGGCCCAAGGCTGAATCGCTGGCGGGCAACTGGAGCTTCGCCGGGCACATGCCGGGCAAGGGCGATCTGGCCGGCAGCATGAACGTGACCCAGGATGGCGACGACGCCTTCAAGGTCAGCGTCAAGGGCCAGTACGCCGATGGCTCGCCGTTCAGCGGCGAGGGCAGCGCGGTGCTCTACAACGGTTACGAATGGCGCGGCGCGGTGACGGTCGGTGACGTGACCCTGCGCCAGGTGTTCGCCGCCCTCAACGGCCAGATGCAGGGCCGCATGTTCGACAAGGCCCACGACGAGCGCGGCCTGGACTTCGTCGCGGCGAAGGACGGCACCAGCCGCGTGCTGGGCGTGCAGCCGGCCTACATCAAGGCGGGCGTGGAGACCGAAGTGAGCGTGGTCGGCACCGGCCTGAAGGGCAAGCCGTCGTTCGGCAAGGGCGTGGAGGTGGTGTCGGTGGTGTCCGAGACGCCCGAGCGCGTGACCCTCAAGGTCAAGGCCGGCGATGCGGCGGCCGCCGGCGAGCGCGACGTCAGCGTTGGCACCGCCAAGGGCGGCAGCCTCGCGGTGTACAAGGACATCGCCGAAGTGAAGGTGGTGCCGGAGTTCTCCATCGCCCGCATCGGCGGCAATGGCGGCTCCACGCCCAAGGTCCAGGGCAGCTTCGATGCCGAGGCCTGGGGCAAGGGCGCCGATGGCAAGCCGTTCCGCATCGGCGTGTTCCCGGCGCAGTGGTCGGTCGAGCCCTTCGACGATCGCGCCAAGGAAGACCAGGACGTGAAGTTCGCCGGTGTGATGGACGCCGACAGCGGCATCTTCACCCCGGGCGATGCCGGCCCGAACCCGCAGCGCAAGATGATGACCAACAACGCCGGCAACCTGAAGGTGATCGCCGCGGTGGACGACGCCGGCCAGTCGCACAAGGGCGAAGGGCACATGATCGTCACCGTGCAGCGTTGGAACAACCCGCCGATCCCGTAA
- a CDS encoding thiolase family protein translates to MTSVVIAGYARSPFHFAKKGALIDVRPDDLAAQTVKGLVARSGLDARLIEDLIMGCAYPEAEQGMNLARITGFLAGLPETVAGATVNRFCGSSMTSIHFAAGQIQLGAGDAFICAGVESMTRVPMGGFNLSPNPHLLAEFPQAYMPMGQTAEIVAERFGISRADQEAMAVDSHAKAARAREQGLLAAEIVPIETPTGVVGEDGCIRPGTNLEALAQLKPAFGGSVTAGTASPLTDGAAAVLVCSEDFARAHGLDILARVKTVAVVGCPPEIMGMGPLYATRKLLDRAGLRMADIDLVEINEAFSSQALACLRGLELDIDRVNLHGGALAIGHPLGATGARITGKAAALLKETGGRYAIATQCIGGGQGVATLLEAVR, encoded by the coding sequence ATGACTTCCGTCGTCATCGCGGGTTATGCCCGCTCCCCGTTCCACTTCGCCAAGAAAGGCGCGCTGATCGACGTGCGCCCGGACGACCTCGCCGCGCAAACGGTGAAAGGCCTTGTCGCGCGTAGCGGCCTGGATGCCCGGCTGATCGAGGACCTGATCATGGGCTGTGCCTACCCCGAAGCCGAACAGGGCATGAACCTGGCGCGCATCACCGGCTTCCTCGCCGGGCTGCCGGAAACGGTGGCCGGCGCCACGGTGAACCGCTTCTGCGGTTCGTCCATGACGTCCATCCATTTCGCCGCCGGGCAGATCCAGTTGGGTGCGGGGGACGCGTTCATTTGCGCGGGCGTGGAATCCATGACCCGCGTGCCCATGGGCGGCTTCAACCTGTCGCCCAACCCGCACCTGCTGGCGGAGTTCCCGCAGGCCTACATGCCCATGGGGCAGACCGCCGAGATCGTCGCCGAACGCTTCGGCATCTCGCGCGCAGACCAGGAAGCCATGGCCGTGGACTCCCACGCCAAGGCCGCACGCGCCCGCGAACAGGGCCTGCTGGCGGCGGAGATCGTGCCCATCGAGACGCCCACCGGCGTGGTCGGCGAGGACGGCTGCATCCGCCCCGGCACCAACCTGGAAGCGTTGGCGCAGCTCAAGCCGGCCTTCGGCGGCAGCGTCACCGCCGGCACCGCCTCGCCGCTGACCGATGGCGCGGCGGCGGTGCTGGTGTGCAGCGAGGACTTCGCCCGCGCCCACGGGCTGGACATCCTGGCGCGGGTGAAAACGGTGGCGGTGGTCGGCTGCCCGCCGGAGATCATGGGCATGGGGCCACTCTACGCGACCCGCAAGCTGCTCGACCGCGCCGGCCTGCGCATGGCCGACATCGACCTGGTGGAAATCAACGAGGCCTTCTCCAGCCAGGCGCTGGCCTGCCTGCGCGGGCTGGAGCTGGATATCGATCGGGTCAACCTGCACGGTGGCGCCCTCGCCATCGGCCACCCGCTGGGCGCCACCGGCGCGCGCATCACCGGCAAGGCGGCGGCGCTGCTGAAGGAAACCGGCGGGCGCTACGCCATCGCTACCCAGTGCATCGGCGGCGGCCAGGGTGTGGCGACGCTGCTCGAAGCCGTTCGCTGA
- the qhpC gene encoding quinohemoprotein amine dehydrogenase subunit gamma: MKHLKAINTKAQKLEQAAAEDRIEDVVAMNSVAGCAATTDPGWEVDVFGGVSSLCQPMEADLYGCSDPCWWPAQVPDMMSTYPDWNKDAQASAENWRNLGTVFPDDK, from the coding sequence ATGAAACATCTGAAAGCGATCAACACCAAAGCACAGAAGCTCGAACAGGCCGCCGCCGAGGATCGCATCGAGGACGTGGTGGCGATGAACTCCGTGGCCGGCTGCGCGGCCACCACCGACCCGGGCTGGGAAGTCGACGTGTTCGGCGGCGTGTCCTCGCTGTGCCAGCCGATGGAAGCGGACCTCTACGGCTGCTCCGACCCCTGCTGGTGGCCGGCCCAGGTGCCGGACATGATGAGCACCTACCCCGACTGGAACAAGGATGCGCAGGCCTCGGCCGAGAACTGGCGCAACCTCGGCACCGTATTCCCGGACGACAAATGA
- the peaD gene encoding quinohemoprotein amine dehydrogenase subunit beta yields the protein MSRQAFAATLGGLSLACALQAVAADAGSDVSKALQRGHEYLISTNYPNNLHVIDMQTDKLYKTCTIPGAYGPGMTQLSPDRKVAYILSNHYADIYGIQLDDCKPVFHATIAQKPGENARSMFSMTVSHDGKEIYAIANPTLILAEHYEVQQPRLQVYSVADGMDAKPVRTFPAPRQLTIMQTGDDGTLYVAGPDIYKVDVKTGKFDVAIASRNWKRPNYAPPDVLYVWNQQTYPRDFSLLYTTAKFKDAKQDMATAEFLYGFFNIDLATGKTETVDFGPVTEVYFSGMRSAKDRNIVYGVLNRLAKYDIKQQKLVKAANLDHSYYCLTTNKAGNKLYLTGTLNDVAIFDADSLERIGDLKLPGGDMAITTSQAFVAN from the coding sequence ATGTCCAGACAAGCATTCGCCGCCACGCTCGGCGGTCTCTCGCTGGCCTGCGCGCTGCAAGCGGTCGCCGCCGATGCCGGCAGCGATGTGAGCAAGGCGCTGCAACGTGGTCACGAGTACCTGATCAGCACCAACTACCCGAACAACCTGCATGTCATCGACATGCAGACCGACAAGCTCTACAAGACCTGCACCATCCCCGGCGCCTACGGCCCGGGCATGACCCAGCTGTCGCCGGACCGCAAGGTCGCCTACATCCTCAGCAACCACTACGCGGACATCTACGGCATCCAGCTCGACGACTGCAAGCCGGTGTTCCACGCCACCATCGCGCAGAAGCCGGGCGAGAACGCGCGCTCGATGTTCTCCATGACCGTCAGTCATGACGGCAAGGAGATCTACGCCATCGCCAACCCCACGCTGATCCTTGCCGAGCACTACGAGGTGCAGCAGCCGCGCCTGCAGGTGTACTCGGTCGCCGACGGCATGGACGCCAAGCCCGTGCGCACCTTCCCGGCGCCGCGCCAGCTGACGATCATGCAGACCGGCGACGACGGCACCCTCTACGTCGCGGGCCCGGACATCTACAAGGTGGACGTGAAGACCGGCAAGTTCGACGTGGCGATTGCCAGCCGCAACTGGAAGCGCCCCAACTACGCGCCGCCAGATGTGCTCTACGTGTGGAACCAGCAGACCTACCCGCGCGACTTCTCGCTGCTCTACACCACGGCGAAGTTCAAGGACGCCAAGCAGGACATGGCCACCGCCGAGTTCCTCTACGGCTTCTTCAACATCGATCTGGCCACCGGCAAGACCGAGACCGTCGACTTCGGCCCGGTCACCGAGGTGTATTTCAGCGGCATGCGGTCGGCCAAGGACCGCAACATCGTCTACGGCGTGCTCAACCGCCTGGCGAAGTACGACATCAAGCAGCAGAAGCTGGTCAAGGCGGCGAACCTGGACCACTCCTACTACTGTCTGACCACCAACAAGGCCGGCAACAAGCTGTACCTGACCGGCACCCTGAACGACGTGGCGATCTTCGACGCCGACAGCCTGGAGCGCATCGGCGATCTGAAGCTGCCCGGCGGCGACATGGCAATCACCACCAGCCAGGCGTTCGTGGCCAACTGA
- a CDS encoding MFS transporter, with product MAQTYSPAAGNAPHSGITKEERKVIFASSLGTVFEWYDFYLYGSLAAIIAKHFFAGVNETTAFIFALLAFAAGFAVRPFGAIVFGRLGDMIGRKHTFLITIIIMGVSTAVVGLLPAYATIGVAAPIILITLRLLQGLALGGEYGGAATYVAEHAPKGKRGFFTSWIQTTATLGLFLSLLVIMACRTVLGTEAFEAWGWRIPFLLSILLLIVSVYIRLQLSESPVFMKMKEEGKASKAPLTESFGRWENLKVVIMSLLGGTAGQAVVWYTGQFYALFFLLQTLKIDAQTANLLIAGSLLLGTPFFVFFGSLSDRIGRKKIIMAGCILAALTYFPIFHGLTQFGNPDVFAAQEKNPVTVVADPSACSFQFDPVGKAKFVSSCDMAKSLLAKRAIPYENLKAETGALAQVHIGDKVIASFEGAGMPAADFKAQSEAFTAQLAASLKEAGYPEKADPAKINHLMMLVLLTVLVIYVTMVYGPIAAWLVELFPTRIRYTSMSLPYHIGNGWFGGFLPTVAFAMVAATGDIYYGLWYPIVIAVMTAILGIFFLPETKDRDINHG from the coding sequence ATGGCGCAGACATACAGCCCGGCCGCGGGCAACGCTCCTCACAGCGGGATCACCAAGGAGGAGCGCAAGGTCATCTTTGCCTCCTCCCTGGGTACGGTGTTCGAGTGGTACGACTTCTACCTCTACGGCTCCCTGGCGGCGATCATCGCCAAGCACTTCTTCGCCGGGGTCAATGAAACCACCGCCTTCATCTTCGCCCTGCTGGCCTTCGCCGCCGGCTTCGCGGTACGGCCCTTCGGCGCCATCGTGTTCGGCCGCCTGGGCGACATGATCGGGCGCAAGCACACCTTCCTCATCACCATCATCATCATGGGCGTCTCCACCGCCGTGGTCGGCCTGCTGCCCGCCTACGCCACCATCGGCGTGGCCGCGCCGATCATCCTGATCACCCTGCGCCTGCTGCAGGGCCTGGCGCTAGGCGGCGAGTACGGCGGCGCGGCGACCTACGTCGCGGAACACGCGCCCAAGGGCAAGCGCGGCTTCTTCACCTCGTGGATCCAGACCACCGCAACCCTGGGCCTGTTCCTCTCGCTGCTGGTGATCATGGCCTGCCGCACCGTACTCGGCACCGAGGCGTTCGAGGCCTGGGGCTGGCGGATTCCCTTCCTGCTGTCGATCCTGCTGCTGATCGTCTCGGTGTACATCCGCCTGCAACTCTCCGAGTCGCCGGTGTTCATGAAGATGAAGGAGGAAGGCAAGGCGTCCAAGGCACCGCTGACCGAGTCCTTCGGCCGCTGGGAGAACCTCAAGGTGGTGATCATGTCGCTGCTCGGCGGCACCGCCGGGCAGGCCGTGGTCTGGTACACCGGGCAGTTCTACGCGCTGTTCTTCCTGCTGCAGACGCTGAAGATCGACGCGCAGACTGCCAACCTGCTCATCGCCGGCTCCCTGCTGCTGGGCACCCCGTTCTTCGTGTTCTTCGGCAGCCTGTCCGACCGCATCGGCCGCAAGAAGATCATCATGGCCGGCTGCATCCTCGCCGCGCTGACCTACTTCCCGATCTTCCACGGCCTGACCCAGTTCGGTAACCCGGACGTGTTCGCCGCCCAGGAGAAGAACCCGGTAACCGTGGTGGCCGACCCGAGCGCCTGCTCCTTCCAGTTCGATCCGGTGGGCAAGGCGAAATTCGTCAGCTCCTGCGACATGGCCAAGAGCCTGCTGGCCAAGCGCGCCATCCCCTATGAGAACCTCAAGGCCGAGACCGGTGCGCTGGCCCAGGTGCACATCGGCGACAAGGTCATCGCCAGCTTCGAAGGGGCCGGCATGCCGGCGGCGGATTTCAAGGCGCAGTCCGAAGCCTTCACCGCGCAGCTGGCCGCCTCGCTCAAGGAAGCCGGCTACCCGGAAAAAGCCGACCCGGCGAAGATCAACCACCTGATGATGCTGGTGCTGCTGACGGTGCTGGTGATCTACGTGACCATGGTCTACGGGCCGATCGCCGCGTGGCTGGTGGAGCTTTTCCCGACGCGCATCCGCTACACCTCGATGTCACTGCCCTACCACATCGGCAACGGCTGGTTCGGCGGCTTCCTGCCCACCGTCGCCTTCGCCATGGTGGCGGCCACCGGGGACATCTACTACGGCCTCTGGTACCCCATCGTCATCGCGGTGATGACGGCCATCCTGGGCATTTTCTTCCTGCCGGAGACGAAGGATCGGGATATCAACCACGGCTGA
- the peaB gene encoding quinohemoprotein amine dehydrogenase maturation protein — MGAILNLVERNLHEVQVDADRLLFHIPSSSLFASDELTGGIIDALRGHACSPDELTQRLGGRFAAEDIDETLRELIALELVSDGSPLTPEIGIKKVDRTALNTVVLNVNTGCNLSCTYCYKEDLDKPSAGKKMGAETAEASVEMLIQESPDEPRYTVVFFGGEPLSNRPLIEHMVAYCERRFGELGKTVDFVMTTNATLLTEEIVDWLNAHRFGLSISIDGPKTVHDRNRITVGGQGTYDVVRRKADMLLSRYTARPVGARVTLTTGVTDVETIWNHLFNEMGFAEVGFAPVTSGDISSYNLTGEELKDVFANMKALGRRYLDEALQGRNIGFSNLHQLITDIHEGQKKALPCGAGLKMLAVDHKGELNLCHRFTGSSLPTFGNVHEGVKQAELNEFLSQRLDRTDTGCASCRIRNLCSGGCYHESYARYGDPAHPTYHYCELMRDWVDFGIEVYSRIMASNPSFIDRHITPRKAH, encoded by the coding sequence ATGGGCGCCATCTTGAATCTGGTCGAACGCAACCTGCATGAAGTGCAGGTCGACGCCGACCGCCTGTTGTTCCACATCCCCAGCTCCTCGCTGTTCGCCAGCGACGAGCTGACCGGCGGGATCATCGACGCGCTGCGCGGGCATGCCTGCTCGCCGGACGAGCTGACCCAACGGCTGGGCGGTCGCTTCGCCGCCGAGGACATCGACGAGACCCTGCGCGAGCTGATCGCGCTGGAACTGGTCAGCGACGGCTCGCCGCTGACCCCTGAAATCGGCATCAAGAAGGTTGATCGCACCGCGCTCAACACCGTGGTGCTGAACGTCAACACCGGTTGTAATCTCAGCTGCACCTACTGCTACAAGGAAGACCTGGACAAGCCGTCCGCCGGCAAGAAGATGGGCGCGGAGACCGCCGAGGCCTCGGTGGAAATGCTGATCCAGGAGTCCCCCGACGAGCCGCGCTACACCGTGGTGTTCTTCGGTGGCGAACCGCTGTCCAACCGCCCGCTGATCGAGCACATGGTCGCCTACTGCGAGCGTCGTTTCGGCGAGCTGGGCAAGACGGTGGACTTCGTCATGACCACCAACGCCACGCTGCTCACCGAGGAGATCGTCGACTGGCTCAATGCCCATCGCTTTGGGCTGTCCATCAGCATTGACGGGCCGAAGACGGTGCACGACCGCAACCGCATCACCGTGGGCGGGCAGGGCACCTATGACGTGGTGCGGCGCAAGGCCGACATGCTGCTCTCGCGCTACACCGCGCGGCCGGTCGGCGCGCGGGTGACGCTGACCACCGGCGTCACCGACGTCGAAACCATCTGGAACCACCTGTTCAACGAGATGGGCTTTGCCGAAGTCGGTTTCGCGCCGGTCACCTCCGGCGACATCAGCAGCTACAACCTCACCGGGGAGGAGCTCAAGGACGTCTTCGCCAACATGAAGGCCCTCGGTCGCCGCTACCTGGACGAGGCGCTGCAGGGGCGCAACATCGGCTTCTCCAACCTGCACCAGCTGATCACCGACATCCACGAAGGGCAGAAGAAGGCCCTGCCGTGCGGCGCCGGCCTGAAGATGCTGGCGGTGGACCACAAGGGCGAGCTGAACCTGTGCCACCGCTTCACCGGTTCCTCGCTGCCGACCTTCGGCAACGTGCATGAAGGGGTGAAGCAGGCCGAGCTGAACGAGTTCCTCTCGCAGCGCCTGGACCGCACCGACACCGGCTGCGCCAGCTGTCGCATCCGCAACCTCTGCTCCGGCGGCTGCTACCACGAGAGCTACGCGCGCTACGGCGACCCGGCGCACCCCACCTACCACTACTGCGAACTGATGAGGGACTGGGTCGACTTCGGCATCGAGGTCTACAGCCGGATCATGGCCTCCAACCCCAGCTTCATCGACCGCCACATCACACCGCGGAAGGCGCACTGA
- a CDS encoding PSPA7_2676 family Cys-rich small protein translates to MRLRCFFLGCVWDEGNLTEVGRVPMLCQRCVRCGAQRYLSPEPEI, encoded by the coding sequence ATGCGATTGCGCTGCTTTTTCCTGGGATGCGTTTGGGATGAAGGGAATCTCACCGAGGTCGGTCGCGTGCCGATGCTGTGCCAGCGCTGCGTGCGCTGCGGCGCGCAGCGGTACCTGAGCCCGGAACCGGAGATCTGA
- the pbpG gene encoding D-alanyl-D-alanine endopeptidase, whose product MPSRRSILSLLFACAAVVCSSNTFAASPAKAASPKELVLASGSALVVDLENGKTLYSSNPNLVVPIASVTKLMTAMVTLDAKLPMNELIPVDISETAEMKGVFSRVHLGSMISRENMLLLALMSSENRAAASLAHNYPGGSKAFVAAMNAKAKSLGMTSTHYVEPTGLSIHNVSDANDLIRLAKAAYTYPQIRQLSTTATSDARFSKPSYSLSFFNTNPLVRSGKWDIRLTKTGFTNDAGHCLVMVTMMNGRPVALALLDAFGKRTHVADAARIRRWVETGVASPVPAVALQYKAQRSQARAASITATAE is encoded by the coding sequence ATGCCTAGTCGTCGTTCGATACTGAGCCTGCTGTTTGCCTGTGCCGCTGTTGTCTGTTCATCGAACACCTTCGCCGCCTCCCCCGCCAAGGCGGCCTCGCCCAAGGAGCTGGTACTCGCCTCCGGCAGCGCCCTGGTCGTCGATCTGGAGAACGGCAAGACCCTGTACTCCAGCAATCCCAACCTGGTGGTGCCCATCGCCTCGGTGACCAAGCTGATGACCGCCATGGTCACCCTGGACGCCAAGCTGCCGATGAACGAGCTGATCCCCGTGGACATCTCCGAGACCGCCGAGATGAAGGGCGTGTTCTCCCGCGTCCACCTGGGCAGCATGATCAGCCGCGAGAACATGCTGCTGCTGGCGCTGATGTCCTCGGAAAACCGCGCGGCTGCAAGCCTCGCCCACAACTACCCGGGCGGCTCGAAGGCCTTCGTCGCGGCGATGAACGCCAAGGCGAAATCCCTGGGCATGACCAGCACGCACTACGTCGAGCCCACCGGCCTTTCGATCCACAACGTCTCCGACGCCAACGACCTGATCCGCCTGGCCAAGGCCGCCTACACCTACCCGCAGATCCGCCAGCTGAGCACCACGGCGACCAGCGATGCGCGCTTCAGCAAGCCCAGCTACTCCCTGAGCTTCTTCAACACCAACCCGCTGGTGCGCAGCGGCAAATGGGACATCCGCCTGACCAAGACCGGCTTCACCAACGACGCCGGCCACTGCCTGGTGATGGTCACCATGATGAACGGCCGCCCGGTCGCCCTGGCCCTGCTCGATGCCTTCGGCAAGCGCACCCACGTGGCCGACGCCGCGCGCATTCGCCGCTGGGTGGAAACCGGCGTCGCCTCGCCGGTGCCCGCCGTCGCCCTGCAGTACAAGGCCCAGCGCAGCCAGGCGCGCGCGGCCAGCATCACGGCCACCGCCGAGTAA
- a CDS encoding SDR family NAD(P)-dependent oxidoreductase, whose protein sequence is MNAKSELGRALITGASSGIGATYAQRLAAQGYDLLLVARDQRRLEALAARLGEEYGVSVDVLKADLTRREDRARVEARLAEDASISLLLNNAGVAINGTLLETDLDRLESMIELNVIATARLAGAAAKAFAGRGRGTIINVASVLALAPELFNGSYSATKAFVLNLTQSMQQELAPLGLRIQAVLPGATRTEIWDRAGTDIGSLPAEMLMDVNHMVDAALAGLAQGEVVTLPALPDAGEFEAFTAARLKMAPNLSRSAPAQRYGVVVA, encoded by the coding sequence ATGAATGCCAAATCCGAACTGGGCCGCGCACTGATCACCGGTGCTTCCTCCGGCATCGGCGCCACCTACGCCCAGCGCCTCGCCGCCCAGGGCTACGACCTGCTGCTGGTGGCCCGCGACCAGCGACGCCTGGAGGCCCTGGCCGCGCGCCTCGGTGAGGAATATGGCGTCTCGGTGGACGTGCTCAAGGCCGACCTGACCCGCCGCGAAGACCGCGCCCGCGTCGAGGCGCGTCTGGCCGAAGACGCCAGCATCAGCCTGCTGCTGAACAATGCCGGCGTGGCGATCAACGGCACCCTGCTGGAGACCGACCTGGACCGCCTGGAAAGCATGATCGAGCTGAACGTCATCGCCACCGCGCGCCTTGCCGGCGCCGCCGCCAAGGCTTTCGCCGGGCGCGGCCGCGGCACCATCATCAACGTGGCCTCGGTGCTGGCCCTGGCGCCGGAGCTGTTCAACGGCAGCTACAGCGCGACCAAGGCCTTCGTGCTGAACCTGACCCAGTCCATGCAGCAGGAACTGGCGCCGCTGGGCCTGCGCATCCAGGCCGTGCTGCCCGGCGCCACCCGCACCGAAATCTGGGACCGCGCCGGCACCGACATCGGCTCCTTGCCGGCGGAAATGCTGATGGACGTGAACCACATGGTCGACGCCGCGCTGGCCGGCCTGGCCCAGGGCGAAGTGGTGACCCTGCCGGCGCTGCCGGACGCGGGCGAATTCGAAGCCTTCACCGCCGCGCGCCTGAAGATGGCGCCGAACCTGTCGCGCAGCGCCCCGGCGCAACGTTATGGCGTGGTAGTGGCGTAA
- a CDS encoding TetR/AcrR family transcriptional regulator, which produces MRYSEDHKAQTRERIINEAAQRFRSEGVDATGLQTLMKALGLTHGGFYAHFKSKDELVEIALQQAAEQLRPIVDQQFAKADPLPGFIDQYLSPGHRNTPGKGCPLPTISAELGARGNASATTDAIVQARIDAIEKALPSEHAEDESVALLATLIGALVLSRSVADPAMSDRILESTRRHLKREIGAAE; this is translated from the coding sequence ATGCGTTACTCCGAAGACCACAAGGCCCAGACCCGCGAACGCATCATCAACGAGGCGGCGCAGCGCTTTCGCAGCGAAGGCGTGGACGCCACCGGCCTGCAGACGCTGATGAAGGCGCTGGGCCTGACCCACGGCGGCTTCTACGCGCACTTCAAATCCAAGGACGAACTGGTGGAGATCGCCCTGCAGCAGGCCGCCGAGCAGTTGCGCCCGATCGTCGACCAGCAGTTCGCCAAGGCCGATCCGCTGCCCGGTTTCATCGACCAGTACCTCTCCCCCGGCCACCGCAACACGCCCGGCAAGGGCTGCCCGCTGCCGACCATCTCGGCCGAACTGGGGGCGCGCGGCAACGCCAGTGCGACGACCGACGCCATCGTCCAGGCGCGCATCGACGCCATCGAGAAGGCGCTGCCCAGCGAGCATGCCGAGGATGAGAGCGTCGCCCTGCTCGCGACCCTGATCGGGGCGCTGGTGCTGTCGCGCAGCGTGGCCGACCCGGCGATGTCCGACCGCATCCTGGAGAGCACGCGGCGGCATCTGAAGCGGGAGATTGGTGCGGCGGAGTGA